ACAGTGTCAGCCCATATCAGAACAGGGATTCATTTCTGGATTTACACCCTGAAATCTCAATGCTAAGAGGTGAAGGAAGCAATTCAGTTAATAGCccaagaaaggaaaatttggGCGGAATTACTTCCGAGAACTTGGAAGATGCATCCAGTAGTAATTACAATGAGGCAAGGATTAAAGTTATTGGTGTGGGGGGTGGTGGATCAAATGCAGTTAATCGCATGATTGAAAGTTCGATGCAGGGTGTGGAGTTTTGGATTGTTAATACAGACGTTCAAGCGATGAAAATGTCCCCTGTCTATCCTGAGAACCGTCTACAAATCGGTCAAGAACTTACGAGAGGTCTTGGTGCCGGTGGGAATCCTGAGATTGGCATGAGTGCTGCAAACGAAAGTAAAGAAGCTATAGAAGAGGCGCTTTATGGATCTGACATGGTTTTTGTCACGGTAAGTCAAGTTGTTTTATCCCTGGAATGTACTGCTTCTATAGCTTCACTGTTTATTTCCTCCAGCACTGTTTTAGCAGACACAATTTTCACTTCCATGaaatcatgattttttttagtatatagtTAAACAGACAAATTAAAGCAATACTATGTAAGTCACTTTCTTAAATCACTGATTAACCAATAGCTTAAGCTCATGAGTGAGGGTAgagttaattatatatcatttaacaCTTCCTCTCACTTGTGGATTGAAGTATgtgaaaggcccaacaagtggaaattaattttaaatagggTGGAACAATATTATGGAGGCTTGAACCTAGGACATTTTGAAACAACCTGCTCTGGTGCCATCTTAAATCACCGAttaacccaaaagcttaagctcaTGGGTGAAGgtagatttaattttatatcatcTAACGCACTTGGTTATCGGCTACCTTACTTGACCATTGCTTAACCAATAATTCTACATCTCTCTGGTGGATGTCATACTTGACATAGGAACGGTTGTAGCGCTGGAATATCAAGGAACGAGGACTATGGATTTCTTTTAATAGCTTCCTCTGCATGCTATTCTTTTATTgggtttctatttttaattttttctggTTCCTCGTCTCCAGTTGACTTTCTGCAGTTTTGTACTGTATTTTGACTTCAGGATAATACTTTCTAGAAAGTTGATCAGAGTGCTAAATCCCATTTTATATCCACTTCTTAACTATTTTCACTTGTTACTTAAGCATTATTCTCTTGAAGAtcgaaacaaaaacaaaaagacccATGTAATGTCTAATCTTGAAGAGAATGGTGCTTTACACATGCTACTTGGTTCATAGCTTAGATTTTGGTTCAACTCCAATTATTCTTTGACTATAATGCTCAACCACATATGCTAGACTGAGAGATAGCTTCTTTTCTAACTTTGAATTAACGTCCATGCTTGTAGTCTGGGATGGGTGGAGGAACTGGAACTGGAGGGGCTCCTGTTATTGCAGGCATTGCAAAATCAATGGGCATATTGACAGTTGGTATTGTTACTACACCTTTCTCATTTGAAGGACGAAGAAGAGCAGTTCAAGCGCAGGAAGGAATTGCAAATTTAAGAGACAAAGTTGATACACTGATAGTTATCCCGAATGACAAGTTACTTACAGCAGTTTCACAGTCTACCCCTGTAACAGAAGCATTTAATTTGGCTGATGACATTCTTCGGCAAGGTGTTCGTGGAATCTCTGACATCATCAcggtatatatatacaaacctCAAGAACTTTAAACTATAGATTCTCTGTACTTTTAAAAAGCTTTTTTATGgagtttattttttcaatttagtgGTTTTGACTATTGAGAGTATGAAAACAGAAAACCcatacttttcaaatattttgtcaaaattgcGTGGTGAATATTTGCCAAGAGCTTATATTGGATATTTAGTTCTACCTTTTGTCGTAACTTTCCAGTTCGAGTTTAAGTGCAGgatgttgaattaaaaattccTTCTAGCCATAAGTTTATCAGTAGAACTCGTTTATAAAAGCATTTTGAGATCTAACTTGGTTTGTTACTACATTACAATAATCAGATACCAGGGCTGGTAAATGTAGATTTTGCTGATGTCCGTGCCATAATGGCGAATGCTGGTTCTTCGTTGATGGGAATAGGAACTGCCACTGGTAACTCTAAGATCTCTAAGATGCATGCATATGTaggatttaattttgtaatgaagtttaaagtttagtctatttatttattatttcttttttgtcttatCTTTGATCTAccaagatttttatttttatcaaccATCTCTACTTTTTAAACTTATGCAATTGCttcattattctttaattctcaTCAGAGAAATGAAATGTTATTTGGATACTCCAAATTACTACTGTTTCTTCCAAATTATCAGACAAGGCTAATAGATAGAACTGTCCTTTTAAATGTCTATGGGTCTTGACCTTTACTAATATCTGatctcttcttcaacctcgtcttttttttttttttttttgttatctttttctttccttaagATACGGaacattttattgataaatgaaaCGTGAAAGGCACCGGTCTGGACAAACCAacagaagaacaaaaattcCCACTATTGGTAGAAATCATAACTATTAAAGTTCTATTTAAGTAAGACCAAGGCGAAGCTATAAAATAATGTTCTCCCACATCATCCACTGTCTCTGCTCACATTTGGATAGATCCTGCTGTTTTCTTCCAACCAAAGCACCTGAAGAATGCATCAAATGGCATACACGTTTGGATGCAGTGGCTTTGGATGTAGTAAAGAAGAAATCTCGAGTAGAATTTGTGAAGACTATATTATAATatctttgtaatttttgtttggattgtCTGGAGGGATGAATTATGAAAACTTAGATTTATACTGTATATGATTTACAGAAACTAATACGTAGGATAAAAGATAGATTCATAAGTATGAGCTTATGTAACCTGTTTGACATGCAAGCTTGTATCTTGGGATATACCAGCCTGAAATAAGCCAATCCTTCCCTGCCATTTGAAATCTGAAGGAATCCAAGTCTCTGTTCTTACAATtcaatgattttcttttgactTTACTTTGTCTGGAGGTGGTGCAGTGGGTTTAGCCTAATGGAATGTCTATTTCCCTCCCCTTTTTCTCCAAActctaaaatatttgatgaGCTGCTCTAATATAAACCAATTCTACCTCTTGTTGACATTGGTGCAGGGAAGACAAGGGCAAGAGATGCTGCTTTAAATGCTATCCAATCGCCTCTGTTAGATATTGGCATAGAAAGAGCCACTGGAATTGTGTGGAACATAACTGGTGGAAGTGATTTGACTTTATATGAGGTGTGGCTCTCTCTGTTCCTCTCACCTGCCTTTCACAACCTATTTATGTATCGTTTTCTCACTgctctcaaaatttaaatcacttatcttaattcaataatttatatacCTGATGTACAACATAAGTTTGATCTACCATGTTTATGCGATTGTTACTGTCCCCTATGAACGGAAGCTAGATGCAGTGGCTGGTGTTCGTTTTGAAGTTTGAGTTTACAACTGTTCTCTGGTTACCATTATGGAGTTAGAATTCTTATCCCAAGTCACATAAAGCCCCCCCCGTAATTATGTATTCATGCAATAATTCGTACCCACAAGTCTTTAGATAGTAGTCTCTACAATCACCATGTCAACAACATAAAATTAGTCCACGGAGgtgaattataaaataaacaaggAAGTATCTTTTTATCAAGCCTTCAGTATTCTCCCTTCATGAATTCCAAAACCAAAGAAACTTGTGAAATTTAGAATCGAaggttaaaaaattaagaccAAGCGGTTCAAAGTTAGAATTGGAAggttaaaaatagtaaaaaaagaaaaaaggaatatCATTTGCAACAAAACAAACGACTTCTTTAgttcttttagaaaaaggtTTCTAACAAACTGCTTCATTGGGATCAAGAGTTGATCTCTACAATCTAAAATTGGTCACCCGATGCTAGGGAGGAAAAGCTTGGGTTCTAATTagataaatttgtaatagattcattaatttttaagaatcCAAAAACTCGTTGTTTACGAGTATCCACGATAAAGGtgaaaaatagtttctttcccctacaaaaatatcaagtacttcttaaatacaaattgaaaattccaGAATCTATTAgacattttaaagtttgtagACCTTATTAGACACTTTTATAGTTCAGGTAGCTTTTagacaaaaaattgaaagttgaggtactaaacttataattataccatttttcaaaagaaagaaaaaagaacttatAATTGTACCAAAATTTCCACTTTGATCTGAATTGTTGTATTTCTACTACTAATGATGTAAAGTTGGTTTCTTTGTTCTCATCATTACTCGTGGATAATCATAGGTGAATGCTGCAGCGGAGGTTATATATGACCTTGTGGATCCAACCGCTAATCTAATATTTGGAGCAGTGATAGATCCTTCACTCAGTGGTCAAGTAAGTTACAAGAGTCGCCATAATTCATTTGAAGTTGCATTTGGATTTGGTAGTCAGGTCATGCATACATATGAATTTGAATTCCATCTTTGTGGATATTGACCAAGGATCCATTGAATTGATATCTTTCACTTTCAGGTTAGTATAACTCTAATTGCTACTGGATTTAAGCGCCAAGAAGAAAGTGAAGGAAGGCCCCTTCAGGTATTGTTCCGCTGCAAAAAACTGTATAGTTTGGTATCGAGATACATGAAATTGTGTTAAAGCTGAAGACAAATCTGTTCCGTCCCTCTTTTTACAGGCCAGTCAACTATCCCAGGGAGACAACAATTTTGGAATCAACCGTAGACCTTCCTCCTTGAACGAAGTTAGTTCGTTCGAAATCCCAGaattcttgaagaaaaaaggcCGCTCACGCTATCCTAGAGCTTAATAACCTTAACCAAATTGGAACATTTGTTCGTCGCCACGACCTTCCTTCCTACGTACATATAATATGTTGCTCTAGGTGGTAGTATCTTATCTGTATACCCTTCTTCGGTTTCGTTACTCTGTATATTTGTTGAGTAATAAATAGCTCATATATTGCTTATCTGTAgttgcaatatgaaatatatgtttCTTGCTAAAGAGCTTGAGTTAGTTGTGTTCTTTTGATAAAGTTGCTCGACAGTAGTTATTTCAGCAAAATACTGTAATGGCTGAACTCAATATGAAGTAATGTTTATGGAATTGCCTTTATACCTTGTTGTAAGTTGATTAAATGTACTCCTCCACTAGTTTCTGTTCACATATCTTAATTATGCATTCTGAGTTTTAGTTTGTAAAGTTTGCTGCTTTCTTGATCCATCCAACTGAATACTATGCTGAAATTATGAACAGGATCCTTGGTTATAACCATTCTTTGTTCACAGGACATTCTAAGTCAAAGATGAATAAATGaaaccttttaaaattaatactaaattgtaagttatatatatatatatatatatttacaacacAGGGTGGAAGatcaaactttgaattgaTATGGAAGATTGCTATGCCAATTATCATTGTCTTAAGCTGGTTTAGGCaacaatttaaacaatttggGCAATAGCGAGGTTTGTGTCtagttaacttttaatttttcaatttaaatttctgGTCCAGGATTTATAGAGATTTATTCAAATTAGAgagaattatgaaaataattccAAACTATatgaattgaaatgtttattatatGGACTAACAAACTTTTTAGCTCAAGTTAATGGAAAAGTGTTGGAACATTTTACTGTACCATAATATGGTAAATCTCTataaatcttatatatatatacccacACACATGCATACATTGTAAAGTGATTTGAGCTTCAAAGTTTCTATTTCTGTGACTGGTGacagtaattttttatttgtggaAGGGAAGAGGGTCATACTGTTGGCTGCCAAAATTAGTATCACTGCTGTCATGTactcattttctatatttgtatgATATGAATTGCatgtgatttcttttttctattaataaaCCTAGAATAGTGTGTGTTATTACGCACCTAGataatgtttttatcaattaatactGTCCtttgcaataataataataaataatgacaCTGTACACTTATTTCTACCATTTACCTATGGGTGTTTGGTTTATTAGTTAATAGTACGTAATTAGTTTGCGCTTATGGATTATAACATTGTGTATTACATActattttagttcatataacatatataaaataagataacAAAAGGATTctcaatattatatattattagtgCAATTAATTGCGAGCTATAATCATTTTAATCGTTTGAAGTATGTATGCAACCTGGGGTGGATAATCATTTTTATGAGacgaattttttataaaactataatatatgaatatacatatatatatatatatataaatgattcTAAGCTCCAACATGTTctaatttagattaaattatacGCATAGGTGGTTAAATTTTTAGGTTGCATTTATTTAGTCTTTTAAACTTCTAAGAGTGGACTTAGTAATAGagataatttactttttaattttatataaccTAACgtatttgaagtttatttgtaaaaattaatttagatataagaaattttagttttctttctttattaatttttgtgaaTATTAAGtctgaatatttgaaaaatatcacAAGACAAATAGACAAAAATTAAACCTCAAACGTTAGAAACTTAaacttcttaaattttttcttaaaatatttaccactCATTAGAGTTAATAAAGACGTTTATCTGAACAAATTAAACGCTCACTgaaagattagaaaatgaagagCTGAAAATCCAATATACATCTAAATTTCATGTCAATTTTGTGATGAGAAAATATCATGGAATGAAGTCTCCATCTCATAAAGAATACAAGAGAACTAGAGagtaattgttttatatatatatatatatatatatatatatatatatatatatataatatttataccCTTCTTGTCTtgtgattgaaaaaaaaagttggaagaacatacatatataaatttaaaacttagagTTGCAATAACTTAATGCAACTCCAACATCAACCTCAcaaatatagaagaaaaaaaatcgtatgttttcaaataaaagagagagagataaagaGATGATTTTGCCACACAAGTGGAATCCAAGCTGAGAAAAGACACGTTCATTTGTCACTTACCATACAAATCAAGATCATATGTTTTCTCTATGACGTGCATACTAACTTTTCCACCCATTCTCTTTGCCCTCTTTTACGCTTAATTCTTCATTcttgttctttcttctctcttctctcttcaccATCATCAACAACACACAACGGAAGAACCCTAGTTTCTTCATTATTCATATCAAACTTTCAGTCTTTACCAAACCCCATCACAGATATAATATATCCCCCACCCCATGACTCTCCCTTCTCCCAACCCCAACTCCTCATTATTCCTTCCCCATCATCCTCATCTCCAAGAATCAGATCAAACTCTTTCTGAACATGATCCACAGAAGCCTCTTGAGGAGGAGGATGAGAGTAGTCGGGAGCGGTTGAAGCGCCACCGTATGGCCGTGGCGGGGCACGTTTGGATTCCGGACAAGTGGGGAAAAGAGGAGTTTTTGAAGGATTGGATCGACGGCTCCGCATTCGAAGCCTCTTTGTTTCATTCTGGGATTGTGTCGGCTCGCTGTGCTTTGGCTCGTGATGCTAAGAGATTGTCCCCGAATAATAACACTGCCACCGCCGCTGCCACTGCCACTGCGGCTGCAGGAGCTTTGAGAATACTAAACAGTAGTACTTGTTAAACGTATTATGAATATTATTAAGTTGGTATGATGttgtgttttgattttgttaataatGTGGTTATTAATTGGGTTAtgtatattgaaataatatcgTTCTATCTCTCTCACTCACTCCATCGAATAATCCACTTGTGAGAGCTGATACGATCTCTCTCTTGAAGAGATCTATATGATCatattattgaaaagtttgaatgattattattattaaattaaatatctatcTATTTGTTGGAatgattattgttattattattatcattactattattttatcaaaggttgtttaattgttgattattattattaatttctcttcTGTTATTTGTTCTTTGAGAAACttctcatcatttttcttcctcattACCAgctaatttaattcaaattcaacccaatcaattttcttttccttaattagttaaatatgtGCTCTATACTTATCTTAATTCATGTTCCATTCAATGAAACTATTATGAATTTAACtcctataatatatatcattgtGTTGTTCTTTtctaagaaaaattatttggagCATCTTAAGGTTGGTTGAATGGTTGCATCTATAAATTTGTGTCCAAacttatttagttatttaattacaagTTCTCAcatgataaattattattttttatatttttcttttataatattgttgagatccatacaaattatttcttttttggaaaggTTGATACTCTATGAGAGAAACATGTGGAACAAAACAATTCTTACCTTAGGATAAATATGGTTTCCTAtagtatttctttttgtatttttaaataattatatctaATCTTACTTTTCGTGGAAGGAATGATTTAGTCCTTAACTATAgttaataattgttttaatctaatatattttcaaattttcaataatttagtATTGTAAACAATTTAGTTAGTCTCTAAcctttaacaaattaattataaactttcaatcatgaagattttcataaaaatgaaGTATAACTTTTGTTACATAAACTACTTATTATTGTGTGtttgaaaaaactttgatgTTTGATCACTTTCATTGGCTACATGTGTAcccctttttttaaaaaaagaatcctttaacttttttttcttttttcaaaatgtagcTAATTAAGTTAAGTTGTTCAAATTGTAAACTCGTTTTTGGACTAAATTATTTGCATCTATCTAtagtttagaaattaaattacgtatgtaaagaagtttgtttgtttttaaccTATTTATAAGCAAGGATATTGAATATTCTTTTGATAAATACGGGAAAGAAACACACTACGGTGCATAGTTGTATGATCTTTCATTTTAAAGGTTGAAAGTTTGATCCCTCGTTCTCATcattattgtactaaaaaatacgcacattaataaataataaccatattgtataaatattttgatattgtattaaaacttgtgttaaatgtttataatataatacttTTGCTAATATAAGCATATATAACTCAATAGATATAAAACACATTTCACACGCTTCTAAACGAGTTATTAGCTCAACAATCTATGGTCCACAATTATGGAATCAAAAATACTATTCATATCAACTCTTATTTCATATCACATGTAAAATCACATCATATCGTGTTGTTGATCgatatttaaactaaatagaaattttaaattaaaaatattaatgagaTGTCTCCCATAGGTATCAGAGTTATTTCAAATAGCAGAagagaaatttcttttcatgtttcacttatatgtatacatatatacatatatatcatgATATATTCACTATAtgaagagaagaggagaaaaggaaatgtctcaaatttatagaaaaataaattggttgagagttagagagagagagaaggttAATTAAATTCACTGTTTAATATTTGGATGTGTTTATATTTGCATGTGGTAGCTTCGAAAAATATAGTATAGGGCCAATCTTGTCTTTTCCTTCTATTATTTTGTCTCTCACAAccccaaattaattaattttccttttcaactaatggtttaaatttatttaaaaaaaaaaaaaaactaacagcACAAAAAATGAACTATATTGCTCATAAATGTAAAAACTCTAATGATAATGTGTTAGAATAAGCTAAGGTGTTCTAAAATATCTTGTgctcaaaaatatatatatgcaaatataatattatctaTATCTAACAAGTGCAAATATATACTTAACAAATTATTAGACAAGTActtgaaagttttgtttaggaaaaataaattttttttcttctcactaCTCTTAgtgaaaaaatcaaataaaacgAAGATAAACTGTAACACCTTGTACTCAagatttggaatttggatCCTTGACATTCACATGCATCTCCTGTAGCCTGACAACATCATTTTTACTGtcttaaaaacttattagagTTAACGTTCTTCCTACAAACCAACACGAGTCATTTTAGcatgttttgttttcactCACATGCATCATAGGAAAATTCTCACAATgtcacccaacatagaattgcTTCAAGGTAAGCACACTTAAATTTAGAGTTTCTATGATTGAGTCATCGAAATGGAAGGTGCACCTTGTTGATATaggtattaattttttaattcttttaattttttcttaatgtgAATTTCATGTTCTCATGATCCATGTCATTCAAATGTGATATCGGTTCATTCATGCCTCTAGAGcgtttaaaaaagaaaccttgtttgataatcatttaatttaggTCAGGTTTAGTAacaatttgtgaatttttttttaaaactaacccTTATTTCCTAACATTTCCTTTCAAtggttttcatattttttaaatagaaaaaaaaaaaagaatttttagctaaatttcaaaaagtaaaatcaagtTCTTAGACAGAActttttctagttttaaagaaaattgggTTGATTTTAGTTTGTAAATGGTTACTAAGAGGACCTTGAAGGTCTTTATAGAGTTGTTATGCGTTGAAACTCTGTTTATGTCACCTTCATTATCGCTGGCTCTTTTGTTGGCGAGTGGGTGAGGATCATTACTCATCTATATTATGTATTAGATATGTTTCTcttattcatttgtttagtttcAAACTTTAGAAGAATAGTGCAACTTCACTGGGTAGTTTTGATGGATCTGTTGTGTTAATTGATTCTCTTGGCATTAGTGGTGCTGGCATGTAGGTGTAGGAACCATTCTTTTGTATAAAAGTTGGAATATGTATAGAACTaggttgattttgtttcattgtcATGTTTATTAATATGATTCCTCTTTTAgggagaaaggaaaaaaactaaGGGCTGAAATTTGACACTTTAATCATTTGTTGCTTCTGGCTATAATTCTATATTAGATATTGCTCATTTGATGGTTAGTTAGCAATATGTTCTTGAAATTTATCCTAGAATCTTATATTGAAACCATCCGATAAGCTATGTAAAAGTTTTATGGGAAGGAGTTGAAGTAATCcattcaaaagttttgaatttcatCCTCTCGTTTCAATTCATTATTTTGTACCCTTTGTCAGGATGTGTATTCACTTATTTGCTTTAAAATGACCATTAATTATTGGTTTCTATAATCCATTTACTTAGATAATATGGGTTATATAGAAGCTTCTAATATAGTTCCAAAAAAACAGTGAGTCTTCCAATCTCTATCAACATGTGTACTTACAAGACAAAAACGATATAAATATTGTATGATACAATCGGCAAAATGAGTGACTCTATCTAACTCTTACAATATCGTCTTTGAGTCATACTATATAGTATTGTCTATTGTCTAATGCATATCTACATTGGATGActtgacttttctttttaacggCTTACAGTTACATTCGTGGTTGATAATATCCATTTCATGTTGCTATCGCTAATGAGATACTTAAAAGGTATATTCTCGGTGTTCTGGTTCAACCACTCATTTATCTGTATAAACTAAGTGAGGGTAGTGTCTTTTCTTGTTAGTCAATGAGTATTTTGGTACTaccttcaacttttaattaattttaggttCAATTTCCTTTTTGGGCCATGGGCCCTCCATTTCAGTCCATATACCTTCAATTGCCCATTTTAATCTTGGCAGATTCAGTAAGGCTTAAAATTAGTCTTTGCAGCCTACATAGTTTCTTGTTCATCTTGTTCCAATTGTTTCGTCTCTATCGGCATCCCCTTCAcgaattatgaaaattaatttacacaCTGTCTTTTCCtacatgaaaattaatatatatatgtatatatatttttaattatttaattatttatccaATTTTGACAATAATTAACTTTGCAAGACTAAATTTAAGCTTTGTTAAAAGGATGGGGAATGGATTGAACCAATTTTGataataactaattttgaaagactaaattttagatttattattgaaagtaTGGGGCTGAAATT
This DNA window, taken from Cucumis sativus cultivar 9930 chromosome 6, Cucumber_9930_V3, whole genome shotgun sequence, encodes the following:
- the LOC105435886 gene encoding protein BIC1; its protein translation is MTLPSPNPNSSLFLPHHPHLQESDQTLSEHDPQKPLEEEDESSRERLKRHRMAVAGHVWIPDKWGKEEFLKDWIDGSAFEASLFHSGIVSARCALARDAKRLSPNNNTATAAATATAAAGALRILNSSTC
- the LOC101213041 gene encoding cell division protein FtsZ homolog 2-2, chloroplastic translates to MASYASMNFTLTRNPVGMLSALGGRVSMEHHSGKSYMKMPEDRNGFVGINQKSNLAKSSSNSHSVSPYQNRDSFLDLHPEISMLRGEGSNSVNSPRKENLGGITSENLEDASSSNYNEARIKVIGVGGGGSNAVNRMIESSMQGVEFWIVNTDVQAMKMSPVYPENRLQIGQELTRGLGAGGNPEIGMSAANESKEAIEEALYGSDMVFVTSGMGGGTGTGGAPVIAGIAKSMGILTVGIVTTPFSFEGRRRAVQAQEGIANLRDKVDTLIVIPNDKLLTAVSQSTPVTEAFNLADDILRQGVRGISDIITIPGLVNVDFADVRAIMANAGSSLMGIGTATGKTRARDAALNAIQSPLLDIGIERATGIVWNITGGSDLTLYEVNAAAEVIYDLVDPTANLIFGAVIDPSLSGQVSITLIATGFKRQEESEGRPLQASQLSQGDNNFGINRRPSSLNEVSSFEIPEFLKKKGRSRYPRA